From Rhododendron vialii isolate Sample 1 chromosome 10a, ASM3025357v1, the proteins below share one genomic window:
- the LOC131304586 gene encoding uncharacterized protein LOC131304586 isoform X1, with translation MVNSEETKRRVAFVLIDGLGDVSLPRFGYKTPLEVAQVPNLDAIASAGVNGLMDPVEAGLACGSDTAHLSLLGYDPRVYYRGRGAFESMGAGLAMSPGDIAFKSNFATLDEETGIVISRRADRHFEEEGPILCAALDGMKLPSFPLYEVRVRYATEHRCGVVVKGPNLSGNISGTDPLKDNRLLLQAEALDGTDEAKHTASVVNELSKEMSRILASHPLNAKRAAEGKNIANVVLLRGCGIRIEVPPFAEKHGLWPCMVAPTKIIAGLGLSLGIDILEAPGATGDYRTLLTSKATAIARALSAPLQSCPHVFVPGEDEHKPGRSDGYDFGFLHIKAIDDAGHDKASVFKVKGLEAVDRAIGQLARLLLEAESTGNFEYFLCVTGDHSTPVEYGDHSFEPVPFTLCQLKDFVCAVGGESVVMEVSPEPFPLPTVEAGEDLADHMSLEESKRSGQLQAFCGDSVCEFNEIAAARGCLGRFPGGEMMGIIKTFLKLKP, from the exons ATGGTGAACTCTGAGGAGACCAAAAGAAGAGTAGCATTCGTGTTAATTGATGGCTTGGGTGATGTGTCACTGCCGAGGTTTGGTTATAAGACCCCTCTAGAAGTAGCCCAAGTACCCAATTTGGATGCTATTGCTTCTGCTGGAGTTAATGGTCTTATGGACCCTGTTGAAGCAGGCCTGGCATGTGGAAGTGACACAGCACACCTTTCTCTATTGGGCTATGACCCAAGAGTTTATTATCGAGGTAGAGGTGCATTTGAATCAATGGGAGCTGGATTGGCTATGTCACCTGGTGATATTGCTTTCAAA TCAAATTTTGCAACCTTGGATGAGGAAACTGGGATTGTCATCAGTAGGAGGGCTGATCGTCACTTTGAAGAAGAAGGGCCTATCCTGTGCGCAGCATTGGATGGAATGAAGTTGCCATCATTTCCCTTGTATGAAGTTAGAGTCAG GTATGCGACAGAGCATAGGTGCGGAGTGGTTGTGAAAGGACCAAACTTGAGTGGAAATATATCAGGAACGGACCCATTGAAAGATAATCGCTTACTCTTACAAGCTGAAGCACTAGATGGTACTGACGAGGCAAAGCACACGGCTTCAGTTGTTAATGAATTATCCAAGGAGATGTCTCGGATTTTGGCTTCTCATCCTTTAAATGCTAAACGGGCAGCAGAAGGAAAGAACATTGCCAATGTTGTCCTCTTACGAGGTTGTGGTATACGAATTGag GTTCCTCCATTTGCCGAGAAACATGGGTTGTGGCCATGCATGGTAGCTCCAACTAAAATAATAGCAGGCTTGGGCTTATCGCTCGGAATTGACATCCTGGAAGCTCCAGGAGCGACAGGAGACTATCGGACACTCTTGACTTCTAAAGCAACTGCAATTGCTAGGGCACTCTCAGCTCCTCTCCAGTCTTGCCCCCATGTTTTTGTACCAGGGGAGGATGAACATAAACCAGGCCGATCAGATGGCTACGATTTTGGGTTCCTTCACATTAAG GCAATAGATGATGCAGGTCATGATAAAGCAAGTGTTTTCAAAGTCAAGGGGTTGGAGGCCGTTGACCGAGCCATAGGGCAGCTGGCCAGGCTTCTTTTGGAGGCTGAATCAACTGGGAATTTCGAATATTTCCTGTGTGTCACAGGAGACCACTCTACTCCAGTCGAATATGGTGACCACAGCTTTGAACCTGTTCCATTTACATTGTGCCAATTAAAGGACTTTGTGTGTGCAGTTGGTGGGGAGTCCGTTGTTATGGAAGTTTCTCCTGAGCCATTTCCACTTCCCACAGTAGAAGCTGGTGAAGATTTAGCTGATCATATGTCGTTGGAGGAATCAAAAAGAAGTGGGCAGCTTCAAGCTTTTTGTGGTGATTCAGTTTGTGAATTCAATGAGATAGCAGCCGCAAGAGGATGTCTTGGGCGTTTTCCTGGTGGTGAGATGATGGGAATTATAAAGACATTTCTTAAGCTTAAACCATGA
- the LOC131304586 gene encoding uncharacterized protein LOC131304586 isoform X2, whose protein sequence is MAWVMCHCRGLACGSDTAHLSLLGYDPRVYYRGRGAFESMGAGLAMSPGDIAFKSNFATLDEETGIVISRRADRHFEEEGPILCAALDGMKLPSFPLYEVRVRYATEHRCGVVVKGPNLSGNISGTDPLKDNRLLLQAEALDGTDEAKHTASVVNELSKEMSRILASHPLNAKRAAEGKNIANVVLLRGCGIRIEVPPFAEKHGLWPCMVAPTKIIAGLGLSLGIDILEAPGATGDYRTLLTSKATAIARALSAPLQSCPHVFVPGEDEHKPGRSDGYDFGFLHIKAIDDAGHDKASVFKVKGLEAVDRAIGQLARLLLEAESTGNFEYFLCVTGDHSTPVEYGDHSFEPVPFTLCQLKDFVCAVGGESVVMEVSPEPFPLPTVEAGEDLADHMSLEESKRSGQLQAFCGDSVCEFNEIAAARGCLGRFPGGEMMGIIKTFLKLKP, encoded by the exons ATGGCTTGGGTGATGTGTCACTGCCGAG GCCTGGCATGTGGAAGTGACACAGCACACCTTTCTCTATTGGGCTATGACCCAAGAGTTTATTATCGAGGTAGAGGTGCATTTGAATCAATGGGAGCTGGATTGGCTATGTCACCTGGTGATATTGCTTTCAAA TCAAATTTTGCAACCTTGGATGAGGAAACTGGGATTGTCATCAGTAGGAGGGCTGATCGTCACTTTGAAGAAGAAGGGCCTATCCTGTGCGCAGCATTGGATGGAATGAAGTTGCCATCATTTCCCTTGTATGAAGTTAGAGTCAG GTATGCGACAGAGCATAGGTGCGGAGTGGTTGTGAAAGGACCAAACTTGAGTGGAAATATATCAGGAACGGACCCATTGAAAGATAATCGCTTACTCTTACAAGCTGAAGCACTAGATGGTACTGACGAGGCAAAGCACACGGCTTCAGTTGTTAATGAATTATCCAAGGAGATGTCTCGGATTTTGGCTTCTCATCCTTTAAATGCTAAACGGGCAGCAGAAGGAAAGAACATTGCCAATGTTGTCCTCTTACGAGGTTGTGGTATACGAATTGag GTTCCTCCATTTGCCGAGAAACATGGGTTGTGGCCATGCATGGTAGCTCCAACTAAAATAATAGCAGGCTTGGGCTTATCGCTCGGAATTGACATCCTGGAAGCTCCAGGAGCGACAGGAGACTATCGGACACTCTTGACTTCTAAAGCAACTGCAATTGCTAGGGCACTCTCAGCTCCTCTCCAGTCTTGCCCCCATGTTTTTGTACCAGGGGAGGATGAACATAAACCAGGCCGATCAGATGGCTACGATTTTGGGTTCCTTCACATTAAG GCAATAGATGATGCAGGTCATGATAAAGCAAGTGTTTTCAAAGTCAAGGGGTTGGAGGCCGTTGACCGAGCCATAGGGCAGCTGGCCAGGCTTCTTTTGGAGGCTGAATCAACTGGGAATTTCGAATATTTCCTGTGTGTCACAGGAGACCACTCTACTCCAGTCGAATATGGTGACCACAGCTTTGAACCTGTTCCATTTACATTGTGCCAATTAAAGGACTTTGTGTGTGCAGTTGGTGGGGAGTCCGTTGTTATGGAAGTTTCTCCTGAGCCATTTCCACTTCCCACAGTAGAAGCTGGTGAAGATTTAGCTGATCATATGTCGTTGGAGGAATCAAAAAGAAGTGGGCAGCTTCAAGCTTTTTGTGGTGATTCAGTTTGTGAATTCAATGAGATAGCAGCCGCAAGAGGATGTCTTGGGCGTTTTCCTGGTGGTGAGATGATGGGAATTATAAAGACATTTCTTAAGCTTAAACCATGA
- the LOC131304588 gene encoding uncharacterized protein LOC131304588, producing MYATKPLSLYRNFPTARSAPPPGAPYSGYLVVTDEEAEAQERFCCRLCKNKRITDLPFPQDKILKVVHSSDYEDSSVTKVWFIPVLDQPLSSYRYYVIKAEGKHKGLAFTCSREDDIAGCCFRDVIADVKPIPFNHRDIYQQVEIHHHFNGTFYAISVAGDGFPPKFLRRRGWRVYTTSTSLHVKETQGLNTSLQLQLPPFDFSIYYKCSPLLVVARWYCPFVFVKEEAKVDYQVRRSLLYEMTLQQWWEEIYSCENERNEGNTVTVNKRVQTEAVLVYGIEATKDDGHFRDDGFAWFRVNYHPFWRRGVGVGLSSAVVEKMRWVEERRGWGYGGGEREARVERVEEVRSGRQWKRFGCYVLVESFVLKRIDGLVLLSCKFRHCHRVQSKWE from the exons ATGTATGCAACGAAGCCTCTATCACTTTACCGGAATTTCCCAACTGCTCGTTCAGCGCCACCACCAGGGGCTCCGTATTCAGGTTATTTAGTTGTTACAGATGAAGAAGCAGAAGCACAAGAAAGATTTTGTTGTCGTCTATGCAAGAACAAGAGAATCACAGACCTACCATTTCCGCAAGACAAGATTTTGAAGGTTGTTCACTCATCTGACTATGAAGATTCATCTGTTACAAAGGTTTGGTTCATCCCAGTTCTTGATCAGCCCCTCTCATCGTACCGGTACTATGTCATCAAAGCCGAAGGCAAGCATAAGGG GCTAGCATTTACATGTTCAAGAGAGGATGATATTGCTGGATGTTGCTTTAGGGATGTCATAGCAGATGTAAAACCAATACCTTTCAATCACAGGGACATATACCAACAAGTTGAGATTCATCACCACTTTAATGGCACTTTCTACGCGATCTCTGTAGCTGGTGACGGTTTTCCTCCAAAATTCCTAAGAAGAAGGGGATGGCGAGTTTATACCACCAGTACTTCGTTGCACGTAAAAGAAACTCAAGGCCTCAACACCTCTCTCCAGTTACAACTTCCCCCATTCGATTTTTCAATATACTACAAGTGTTCCCCTCTTCTTGTTGTCGCAAGATGGTACTGCCCATTTGTGTTCGTGAAGGAGGAAGCTAAAGTAGACTACCAAGTTAGAAGATCTTTGTTGTATGAGATGACGCTTCAGCAATGGTGGGAAGAGATCTATTCCTGCGAAAACGAAAGAAATGAAGGTAATACCGTGACTGTGAATAAAAGGGTGCAAACAGAAGCTGTTCTAGTCTATGGCATTGAAGCCACGAAAGACGACGGGCATTTTCGTGATGATGGGTTTGCTTGGTTTAGAGTCAATTATCATCCTTTTTGGAGGAGAGGGGTGGGTGTGGGTTTGAGTTCGGCGGTTGTCGAGAAGATGAGATGGGTGGAGGAGAGAAGAGGGTGGGGGTatggtggaggagagagagaggcgagagtGGAGAGGGTGGAGGAGGTTAGAAGTGGGAGGCAGTGGAAGAGGTTTGGTTGTTATGTGCTGGTAGAGAGTTTTGTTTTGAAGAGAATTGATGGGCTTGTGTTACTAAGCTGTAAATTTAGGCACTGCCACAGGGTTCAAAGCAAATGGGAGTGA
- the LOC131304589 gene encoding protein FLX-like 2: MGSKGRMPPPHLRHPLPGPGMVRSDAFGPGMRPPPGAFPPFDMLPPPEVMEQKLHAQHGEMQKLATENQRLAATHGTLRQELAAAQNELQILHAQIGAVKSEREQQMRGLLDKISKMQAELQASEPVKSELQQARADAQSLVVARQELISKAQKLSQDLQRAHMDVQQIPALMSELESLRQEYQNCRVTYDSERKLYGDHLESLKVMEKNYMTMAGEVEKLRAELRNTANIVEKRTGGSYGSTGYNENEVSGHYPVGQNTYDGYGVSQGRASVPGSETTVAKAGDAPALAGAQSGPTPPRASYDSLKGPSYDPPKGASYDAQRGANYETQQGPGYDPQRALSYDGRSGPNYDGQRGYSYDAQRAAGYDAMRAAASYDPQGGFGGYDLQRGAGYDAQMQRGSGYDTARSGGYDNAARGGVNPQGQVAPPNNVPYGYDARSVGYDAPRGAVNPQGQVAVPPNNAPYGSTTPPNRVVSGGYEAAPPPPPRGGNPVHR; this comes from the exons ATGGGAAGCAAAGGTAGAATGCCACCTCCTCATTTAAGACATCCTCTTCCTGGTCCTGGCATGGTTCGTTCTGATGCATTTGGTCCTGGAATGCGCCCACCACCTGGTGCGTTTCCTCCTTTTGACATGTTACCTCCCCCAGAAGTCATGGAACAGAAGCTTCATGCACAACACGGAGAGATGCAGAAGCTTGCAACCGAAAACCAGAGACTTGCCGCTACCCATGGAACATTGAGACAAGAACTTGCTGCTGCACAGAATGAGTTGCAGATACTGCATGCTCAGATAGGAGCTGTGAAGTCTGAGAGAGAACAGCAAATGAGGGGGCTCTTGGATAAAATTTCGAAGATGCAAGCCGAACTTCAAGCATCCGAACCTGTTAAGTCAGAGCTGCAGCAGGCACGAGCAGATGCACAGAGCTTAGTTGTTGCGAGGCAGGAACTTATTTCTAAGGCGCAGAAATTGAGTCAAGATCTTCAGAGGGCCCACATGGATGTGCAGCAGATTCCAGCTTTGATGTCAGAACTCGAGAGCCTTAGACAGGAGTATCAGAACTGCAG GGTTACCTATGACTCTGAAAGGAAGTTATACGGTGATCATCTTGAATCCCTTAAGGTGATGGAGAAGAATTATATGACCATGGCCGGAGAGGTTGAAAAGCTTCGAGCAGAGTTAAGAAATACTGCTAACATTGTTGAGAAACGAACTG GTGGGTCTTATGGGAGCACTGGCTACAACGAGAATGAGGTTTCTGGGCATTACCCTGTAGGACAAAACACTTATGACGGCTATGGTGTTTCTCAG GGACGTGCTTCTGTCCCTGGTAGTGAAACTACTGTTGCCAAGGCTGGTGATGCTCCTGCTCTTGCTGGTGCTCAATCTGGACCCACTCCTCCAAGAGCTAGTTATGATTCACTCAAGGGGCCTTCCTATGATCCACCAAAAGGGGCCAGCTATGATGCGCAGAGAGGGGCCAATTATGAAACTCAACAAGGACCCGGTTACGATCCACAAAGAGCACTCAGTTATGATGGACGGAGTGGGCCCAACTATGATGGACAGAGAGGATACAGCTATGATGCACAGAGAGCAGCTGGTTATGATGCGATGAGAGCTGCCGCCAGCTATGATCCACAAGGAGGCTTTGGCGGTTATGATTTGCAGAGGGGAGCTGGTTATGATGCACAGATGCAAAGAGGATCTGGTTATGACACAGCCAGAAGTGGTGGCTATGATAATGCAGCTAGAGGTGGTGTTAACCCTCAAGGGCAGGTGGCGCCTCCTAACAATGTGCCTTATGGGTATGATGCTAGAAGTGTTGGGTATGATGCACCAAGGGGTGCTGTTAACCCACAAGGGCAGGTGGCGGTACCTCCTAACAACGCGCCATATGGGTCTACAACGCCGCCTAATCGCGTTGTGAGTGGTGGGTATGAGgctgcaccaccaccaccacctcgaGGCGGAAACCCTGTACATAGATGA
- the LOC131304590 gene encoding uncharacterized protein LOC131304590 isoform X1, with product MALHSKGSVRFPIQGMESVVASVSGYHGTERFKLIKLISQSGASYVGAMNRSTTHLVCWRFEGKKYDLAKQFNMSIVNHRWVEECIRRGRRVPEQPYLFQSGQEVGPLKLEMPLVTEKASLLLPRQTGAQKDCERPATDIEHGMACHLFGTHSRLLSESLFPELGTSKDTSHRLNKKTVKKSLRHGCSSSRWYEEPPISTFFGKENEEPSSPSSMLLARHERTSTSSTEPHRKGRRLVKKNIMDFFPSDSEQVRDPLRVRQQQNDLTTPSRPADAMRDKKRLRNRHEGPEDVEEVDDLNDARTFTDSDLHNEVAPAIVEKTFQDQCSYGNGNSNGNAHTARLSASADLSCVICWTDFSSTRGVLPCGHRFCFSCIQSWADLLASRRKISTCPLCKAGFVSITKVDDAASSDQKIYSQTMPYDPSGRDIFILPDGDTTSFGLQPSSTPVCSECCRREPEDLLVQCHLCQIRCIHSYCLDPPLFPWTCIHCKDLQMLYHHIY from the exons ATGGCACTCCATTCcaaag GTTCAGTGCGATTTCCAATTCAAGGCATGGAATCGGTTGTCGCATCCGTGAGCGGGTACCACGGCACGGAGCGGTTCAAGCTCATCAAGCTGATATCTCAATCCGGTGCAAGCTACGTCGGGGCGATGAATCGGTCCACGACTCACTTG GTGTGTTGGAGATTTGAAGGAAAGAAATATGATCTTGCTAAGCAGTTCAATATGTCCATAGTAAACCACAGATGGGTTGAAGAATGCATACGACGGGGAAGACGCGTTCCTGAGCAGCCTTATTTATTTCAGAG TGGGCAAGAAGTTGGGCCCTTAAAGTTGGAAATGCCTCTTGTTACAGAGAAGGCGAGTCTCTTGCTGCCTCGTCAAACTGGTGCTCAGAAAGACTGCGAAAGACCTGCTACGGATATTGAACATGGAATGGCTTGCCATCTCTTTGGTACTCATTCTCGCTTGTTAAGTGAG AGTTTGTTTCCTGAGTTGGGTACAAGCAAAGATACATCTCATAGATTAAATAagaaaacagttaaaaaaagtTTGAGGCATGGTTGTTCAAGCAGCAGATGGTATGAGGAGCCTCCTATATCCACGTTCTTTGGAAAAGAG AATGAAGAACCAAGTTCGCCTTCCTCTATGCTATTGGCGAGACATGAAAGGACAAGCACTAGTTCAACTGAACCTCATCGCAAAGGGCGTAGGCTGGTGAAAAAGAATATTATGGATTTTTTCCCTTCAGATTCTGAGCAAGTTAGGGACCCACTTAGGGTTCGCCAACAACAAAATGATCTTACAACTCCATCTAGGCCTGCAGATGCTATGAGGGATAAGAAGAGGTTGAGAAATAGACATGAAGGACCTGAAGATGTCGAGGAAGTGGATGATTTGAATGATGCTCGAACTTTTACAGATTCAGATTTACATAATGAGGTTGCACCAGCTATCGTGGAAAAAACTTTTCAAGACCAGTGTTCTTATGGCAACGGCAACTCAAATGGGAATGCACATACAGCCAGATTGTCTGCTTCAGCAGATCTGTCATGTGTTATATGTTGGACAGATTTCAGTTCAACTAGGGGCGTTTTGCCATGTGGGCATCGGTTCTGTTTCTCATGCATCCAGAGCTGGGCTGACCTTTTG GCTTCAAGGAGAAAGATTTCAACTTGTCCCTTGTGCAAGGCTGGCTTTGTGAGCATCACAAAGGTGGATGATGCGGCCTCATCTGATCAAAAAATATACTCGCAAACAATGCCATATGATCCTTCAGGAAGGGATATTTTCATTCTTCCTGACGGTGACACAACATCTTTTGGACTCCAG CCCTCGTCAACGCCAGTTTGTAGCGAATGCTGCCGTCGGGAACCTGAGGATCTTCTTGTTCAATGTCATCTCTGCCAAATTCGTTGCATCCACTCCTACTGTCTGGATCCTCCTTTGTTTCCATGGACATGTATTCACTGTAAGGATCTTCAAATGCTTTACCATCACATATATTAG
- the LOC131304590 gene encoding uncharacterized protein LOC131304590 isoform X2, with translation MESVVASVSGYHGTERFKLIKLISQSGASYVGAMNRSTTHLVCWRFEGKKYDLAKQFNMSIVNHRWVEECIRRGRRVPEQPYLFQSGQEVGPLKLEMPLVTEKASLLLPRQTGAQKDCERPATDIEHGMACHLFGTHSRLLSESLFPELGTSKDTSHRLNKKTVKKSLRHGCSSSRWYEEPPISTFFGKENEEPSSPSSMLLARHERTSTSSTEPHRKGRRLVKKNIMDFFPSDSEQVRDPLRVRQQQNDLTTPSRPADAMRDKKRLRNRHEGPEDVEEVDDLNDARTFTDSDLHNEVAPAIVEKTFQDQCSYGNGNSNGNAHTARLSASADLSCVICWTDFSSTRGVLPCGHRFCFSCIQSWADLLASRRKISTCPLCKAGFVSITKVDDAASSDQKIYSQTMPYDPSGRDIFILPDGDTTSFGLQPSSTPVCSECCRREPEDLLVQCHLCQIRCIHSYCLDPPLFPWTCIHCKDLQMLYHHIY, from the exons ATGGAATCGGTTGTCGCATCCGTGAGCGGGTACCACGGCACGGAGCGGTTCAAGCTCATCAAGCTGATATCTCAATCCGGTGCAAGCTACGTCGGGGCGATGAATCGGTCCACGACTCACTTG GTGTGTTGGAGATTTGAAGGAAAGAAATATGATCTTGCTAAGCAGTTCAATATGTCCATAGTAAACCACAGATGGGTTGAAGAATGCATACGACGGGGAAGACGCGTTCCTGAGCAGCCTTATTTATTTCAGAG TGGGCAAGAAGTTGGGCCCTTAAAGTTGGAAATGCCTCTTGTTACAGAGAAGGCGAGTCTCTTGCTGCCTCGTCAAACTGGTGCTCAGAAAGACTGCGAAAGACCTGCTACGGATATTGAACATGGAATGGCTTGCCATCTCTTTGGTACTCATTCTCGCTTGTTAAGTGAG AGTTTGTTTCCTGAGTTGGGTACAAGCAAAGATACATCTCATAGATTAAATAagaaaacagttaaaaaaagtTTGAGGCATGGTTGTTCAAGCAGCAGATGGTATGAGGAGCCTCCTATATCCACGTTCTTTGGAAAAGAG AATGAAGAACCAAGTTCGCCTTCCTCTATGCTATTGGCGAGACATGAAAGGACAAGCACTAGTTCAACTGAACCTCATCGCAAAGGGCGTAGGCTGGTGAAAAAGAATATTATGGATTTTTTCCCTTCAGATTCTGAGCAAGTTAGGGACCCACTTAGGGTTCGCCAACAACAAAATGATCTTACAACTCCATCTAGGCCTGCAGATGCTATGAGGGATAAGAAGAGGTTGAGAAATAGACATGAAGGACCTGAAGATGTCGAGGAAGTGGATGATTTGAATGATGCTCGAACTTTTACAGATTCAGATTTACATAATGAGGTTGCACCAGCTATCGTGGAAAAAACTTTTCAAGACCAGTGTTCTTATGGCAACGGCAACTCAAATGGGAATGCACATACAGCCAGATTGTCTGCTTCAGCAGATCTGTCATGTGTTATATGTTGGACAGATTTCAGTTCAACTAGGGGCGTTTTGCCATGTGGGCATCGGTTCTGTTTCTCATGCATCCAGAGCTGGGCTGACCTTTTG GCTTCAAGGAGAAAGATTTCAACTTGTCCCTTGTGCAAGGCTGGCTTTGTGAGCATCACAAAGGTGGATGATGCGGCCTCATCTGATCAAAAAATATACTCGCAAACAATGCCATATGATCCTTCAGGAAGGGATATTTTCATTCTTCCTGACGGTGACACAACATCTTTTGGACTCCAG CCCTCGTCAACGCCAGTTTGTAGCGAATGCTGCCGTCGGGAACCTGAGGATCTTCTTGTTCAATGTCATCTCTGCCAAATTCGTTGCATCCACTCCTACTGTCTGGATCCTCCTTTGTTTCCATGGACATGTATTCACTGTAAGGATCTTCAAATGCTTTACCATCACATATATTAG